A window of the Vallitalea okinawensis genome harbors these coding sequences:
- a CDS encoding cellobiose phosphorylase — translation MKKDFLSKDFEYYIKNYDREKAFSSFLPGIAGKKGIPIWAFYVNRGQGICSFGIKDKDNPITEFFPANAAYQYNHVNGFRSFIKVDNSFYEAFAPIHGSDENIKRTMKIEMNQLTIEEINYHHAIKYCVTYFVLPNEDFGSLVRKIEVENLKNEERTIEIIDGHPAILPAGIKNEEYKAVGNLFRSWMEVYNLENNIAFYKLRASTTDEAEVTTINEGHFFLTFSDDQQPIRPVVDVELIFGNDTGLTYPMKFQERSVSEIEEEVQVTANKVPGAFTLLSKVLQPLDTIRINSFIGHVSDIEIINKKALDLCKNDYIDSKQREAKALVEKLTNQVDTQTNNVLFDAYIKQNFLDNVLRGGYPEILKSHNEDFVYHIYSRKHGDPEREYNAFHIAPEFYSQGNGNFRDVNQNRRNDVFIEPKAGKTNIKTFMSLIQMDGYNPLVVKGTKFELNLEVLEEIIDKYIMTNKKAIKAILQKKFTPGELLSYIRWHGVNLRDDENVFLSEVLANANQCIEASFGEGYWSDHFTYNMDLIDNYLKVFPDCEKELVFCDRNYKFFQSPVYVLPRSEKYVLTNEGKVRQYGSVMIEEETSVDINETRWLKTASGDVYTTNLYTKLLVLAVNKFLLLDPFGMGIEMEANKPGWNDAMNGLPGLLSSGLSETFELVRIVKYLDLVCKNYKEVTIAIPEEIFNVIHLIIKPLQKNNAMQMMNMDYWEASAQIREDFRREIRYSISGKEKVVKLTELTQLFNEMQRKLMRGIHEAQILGNGLYHTYYTYEATEFDVLKDQDGKAILSHYGLPKVNVKSFCQKPINYFLEGPARAMKVIEENTAKEIYDRLKETDLYDRKLKMYKTSGTLNDESFEIGRIKAFTPGWLERESIFLHMTYKYMLALLKVGLYDEFYEEIKTNLICNLDPSVYGRSILENSSFIASSVNPNPKLHGQGFVARLSGSTAEMLSMWVIMMTGQKVFGVEKEQLYLELAPILSGDMFNEEGILKYTFLGHTQVTYINKKRKNTFGEKGVKVHTIELDNSIMIEGNRIMGQLAVSIRNGEVNQIKAYME, via the coding sequence ATGAAAAAAGATTTTTTGTCTAAAGATTTTGAATATTATATAAAGAATTATGATAGAGAGAAGGCCTTTTCAAGTTTTTTGCCTGGTATAGCAGGCAAAAAAGGTATTCCTATATGGGCATTCTATGTTAATAGAGGGCAAGGCATCTGCAGTTTTGGTATCAAAGATAAGGATAATCCTATCACTGAGTTTTTTCCAGCTAATGCTGCTTACCAATATAACCATGTCAATGGATTTAGAAGTTTTATCAAAGTGGATAATAGCTTTTATGAAGCTTTTGCTCCAATACATGGTTCTGATGAAAATATCAAGAGAACCATGAAAATTGAAATGAATCAATTAACAATTGAAGAAATTAATTATCATCATGCCATTAAGTATTGCGTGACCTATTTTGTATTGCCCAACGAAGATTTTGGATCCTTGGTTAGAAAAATTGAAGTGGAAAACTTAAAGAATGAAGAAAGAACCATTGAGATAATTGATGGACATCCAGCTATACTACCTGCAGGCATTAAGAATGAGGAGTATAAAGCTGTTGGTAATTTATTTAGAAGTTGGATGGAAGTTTATAATCTTGAGAACAATATAGCCTTTTATAAATTAAGAGCGAGTACTACAGACGAAGCAGAGGTAACAACAATTAATGAAGGCCACTTTTTCTTAACTTTTAGCGATGATCAACAACCTATTCGACCTGTTGTTGATGTCGAGCTTATTTTTGGGAATGATACTGGATTAACATATCCAATGAAATTCCAAGAGCGTTCTGTAAGTGAAATTGAGGAAGAAGTGCAGGTGACTGCGAATAAGGTGCCAGGAGCATTTACATTACTTTCTAAGGTATTACAGCCACTGGATACGATAAGGATCAATTCATTTATTGGTCATGTATCAGACATAGAGATTATTAATAAAAAAGCTTTGGATTTATGTAAGAATGACTACATAGATTCAAAACAAAGGGAAGCTAAAGCGTTAGTAGAGAAACTTACAAATCAAGTTGATACACAAACTAATAATGTACTCTTTGATGCTTATATCAAACAGAATTTCTTAGATAATGTATTAAGAGGTGGTTATCCTGAGATTTTGAAAAGTCATAATGAAGATTTTGTATATCATATTTATTCAAGAAAGCATGGTGATCCTGAGAGAGAATATAATGCATTTCATATTGCACCAGAATTCTATTCTCAAGGAAATGGAAATTTTAGAGATGTCAATCAAAATAGACGAAATGATGTTTTTATTGAGCCAAAGGCAGGGAAGACAAATATAAAGACTTTTATGAGTCTCATCCAAATGGATGGTTATAACCCATTAGTTGTAAAAGGTACAAAGTTTGAGCTGAACCTAGAAGTATTAGAAGAAATCATCGACAAATACATTATGACAAACAAGAAAGCAATCAAGGCAATACTACAGAAAAAGTTTACACCAGGAGAATTGTTAAGTTACATAAGATGGCATGGAGTTAATCTTAGGGATGATGAAAATGTATTCCTCTCAGAAGTTCTTGCAAATGCTAATCAATGCATTGAAGCATCCTTTGGAGAAGGATACTGGAGCGATCATTTTACATATAATATGGACTTAATTGATAACTATCTAAAAGTTTTCCCTGATTGTGAAAAAGAGTTAGTGTTTTGTGATAGGAACTATAAATTTTTTCAGTCACCAGTTTATGTTCTGCCGAGAAGTGAGAAGTATGTCTTAACAAATGAAGGAAAAGTCCGTCAATATGGTTCTGTCATGATAGAGGAGGAGACAAGTGTAGATATCAATGAAACTAGATGGTTGAAAACAGCATCTGGTGATGTTTATACTACTAACCTTTATACGAAGTTATTGGTTTTAGCAGTCAATAAATTTCTCCTTTTGGATCCCTTTGGAATGGGGATTGAAATGGAAGCCAATAAACCAGGGTGGAATGATGCAATGAACGGATTGCCAGGATTATTGAGTTCAGGATTAAGTGAGACTTTTGAGTTAGTTAGGATTGTAAAATATTTAGATTTAGTATGTAAAAACTATAAAGAAGTGACCATCGCCATACCAGAAGAAATTTTTAACGTCATCCATCTAATCATAAAACCTTTGCAAAAAAATAATGCCATGCAGATGATGAATATGGACTATTGGGAAGCTTCAGCTCAAATAAGAGAAGATTTTAGGCGAGAGATAAGATATAGCATTTCAGGGAAAGAGAAAGTAGTTAAGCTTACAGAACTTACTCAACTATTCAATGAGATGCAAAGAAAGTTAATGAGAGGTATACATGAAGCACAGATATTAGGTAATGGGCTCTATCATACCTATTACACCTATGAAGCTACAGAATTTGATGTGTTAAAAGATCAAGATGGTAAAGCAATACTTAGCCATTATGGTTTACCAAAAGTTAACGTAAAATCATTTTGTCAAAAACCGATTAATTATTTTCTAGAAGGTCCTGCAAGAGCAATGAAAGTGATAGAAGAAAATACAGCAAAAGAAATTTATGATAGACTTAAAGAGACTGATTTGTATGACAGAAAATTAAAGATGTATAAGACATCCGGTACACTGAATGATGAGTCTTTTGAAATAGGGAGAATTAAAGCTTTTACCCCTGGATGGTTAGAGCGTGAGTCTATCTTTTTGCATATGACTTATAAGTACATGCTTGCTTTATTGAAAGTAGGATTGTATGATGAGTTTTATGAAGAAATAAAGACTAATTTAATCTGTAACTTAGACCCAAGTGTATACGGTAGAAGTATATTAGAAAATTCATCTTTTATTGCTAGTAGTGTGAATCCTAATCCTAAACTTCATGGACAAGGATTCGTGGCTAGATTAAGTGGGTCAACTGCAGAGATGTTATCTATGTGGGTTATTATGATGACTGGGCAAAAAGTATTTGGAGTTGAGAAGGAGCAGTTATATCTAGAACTTGCACCTATTCTCTCAGGTGATATGTTTAATGAAGAAGGCATATTAAAGTATACCTTTTTAGGACATACGCAAGTAACTTATATTAATAAAAAAAGAAAGAATACTTTTGGAGAAAAGGGAGTTAAAGTTCACACAATCGAACTCGATAACTCTATTATGATTGAAGGAAATCGTATAATGGGGCAACTTGCAGTAAGCATAAGAAATGGAGAAGTTAATCAAATAAAAGCCTATATGGAGTAG
- a CDS encoding alpha-mannosidase, producing MALGRRSELFHREGKLKKFAPDIEKYRFKERIAVKNFHVIQEKSEEVSPEIPCEGWQPTSVGFKWGELDNYLWTKFNFEFPEHWKKEKIVGIFDFGFGKPGLTIGAETLLFVDGHPFKGVDSNHMEVVLPNTLQSNTEFIFRSWCGVPNLHRYNRREDGFQEVKGPIGEIHTIKTMDFGILDKKINEFYYDVEAIMQTVHVLKDSNSTESDALLRAVDKAYRLIDPTIQEFDEDAHRKQLYVAHDILIEEKRKIKKLSQVKFSAVGQSHIDVAWLWRIKHTREKIARTFSTALRLIEEYPDFIYMQSQPQLLEYLKQDYPSIFDQIKERVKEGRFEVDGAMWLESDCNIPSGESLTRQILYGKKFMKEEFDIESKYLWMPDVFGYSWALPQILKKSDVDTFCTTKMAWNQYNRMPFNTFWWKGLDGTEILTHLIEDVNFMDMEAKTMVQGWEKYKDKELAEGILYQFGLGDGGGGPTARNIEMLHRFNDMPGLPYIEMEKAGDYFDRLNDTASTTEEYVHKWDGELYLELHRGTLTSQAFTKRYNRELEFLYRETESVGVLASLLNDSWNIYDAQLIEKNWKTVLLNQFHDIIPGSSIAEVYHDAREDYEKAKHDILQYKSQLQASITQLSSHSYSVYNNSNWEINDSVVIRDIEKEGVFTRDGQELISEKIDEGYLIYLDNMQPLSYTTIQFNEQECVHDEIFKFEDNIIETPYYEIQINDSGNITSLYDKENQRQVLAQGEYANHLQSFEDRPLYWEAWDVDIFYKDKPKNVDELESIEVVENNRLRIVLRFTWKHLKSTIAQDLILYAKDRRIDFKTFVDWHESQRLLRTSFGIDIRSNKATYDIQYGNCERPTHWNTSWDLARFEVVGHKWADLSEYSYGVALLNDCKYGHDIKENKMGLTLIKSGINPDPDADQGEHYFTYSLLPHKGTWREAGVEEGSWKLNNPLTYTQGQIDNRSLFKINCDAVEIDAVKKAEYSDSVILRLHEFKGGRQKIKITSDFEIESFQEVNLIEREIGDKMITNQVNVDIDPYEIKTYKVKFK from the coding sequence ATGGCATTAGGAAGAAGAAGTGAATTGTTTCATCGTGAAGGAAAGTTAAAGAAATTTGCTCCAGATATTGAAAAGTATCGTTTCAAAGAACGTATAGCAGTTAAGAATTTTCACGTCATCCAAGAAAAATCGGAAGAGGTAAGTCCTGAAATTCCATGTGAAGGTTGGCAACCTACAAGCGTAGGATTTAAATGGGGTGAACTTGATAATTATTTATGGACAAAGTTCAACTTTGAGTTCCCAGAACATTGGAAGAAAGAAAAGATCGTGGGTATCTTTGATTTTGGTTTTGGGAAGCCAGGACTCACCATTGGTGCTGAAACATTATTGTTTGTAGATGGTCATCCTTTTAAGGGGGTAGACTCCAACCATATGGAAGTTGTCTTACCTAATACTCTTCAATCAAATACAGAATTTATTTTCCGTTCTTGGTGTGGTGTCCCTAATCTACATCGATATAATAGAAGAGAAGATGGATTCCAAGAGGTTAAAGGACCAATAGGAGAAATTCATACAATAAAGACCATGGATTTTGGGATTCTAGATAAGAAGATTAATGAATTTTATTATGATGTAGAAGCCATTATGCAAACTGTACATGTCTTGAAAGACAGTAACTCCACGGAAAGTGATGCATTGCTTAGAGCTGTTGATAAAGCATATCGACTCATAGATCCTACTATTCAAGAATTCGATGAAGATGCTCATAGAAAACAATTATATGTGGCTCATGATATTCTTATTGAGGAAAAAAGAAAGATTAAGAAACTGAGTCAAGTTAAATTCAGTGCTGTTGGTCAATCACATATCGACGTGGCTTGGTTATGGCGGATTAAACACACTCGGGAGAAAATAGCCCGAACTTTTAGTACCGCACTAAGGTTAATAGAGGAATATCCAGACTTTATTTATATGCAAAGCCAACCCCAATTACTAGAGTATTTAAAGCAGGATTATCCAAGTATTTTTGATCAAATTAAAGAACGTGTTAAAGAAGGACGATTTGAAGTTGATGGTGCGATGTGGCTGGAAAGTGATTGCAATATTCCTAGTGGTGAAAGCTTAACACGACAAATTCTATATGGAAAGAAATTTATGAAGGAAGAATTTGATATAGAGTCTAAGTATCTATGGATGCCTGATGTGTTTGGCTATTCATGGGCTTTACCACAGATTCTTAAAAAGAGTGATGTTGATACTTTCTGTACCACCAAAATGGCATGGAATCAGTATAACAGAATGCCTTTTAATACTTTTTGGTGGAAAGGTCTTGATGGAACAGAAATCTTAACTCATTTAATAGAAGATGTTAACTTCATGGATATGGAAGCTAAGACAATGGTACAAGGCTGGGAAAAGTATAAAGATAAAGAGTTGGCTGAAGGTATTCTTTATCAATTTGGCCTTGGTGATGGTGGGGGAGGTCCTACTGCAAGAAACATTGAAATGTTGCATCGATTCAATGATATGCCAGGTCTTCCATACATTGAGATGGAGAAGGCAGGTGATTATTTTGACAGATTGAACGATACTGCATCCACAACTGAAGAATATGTTCATAAGTGGGATGGTGAATTATATTTAGAACTTCACCGAGGTACCTTAACATCTCAAGCCTTTACTAAAAGATATAATCGTGAATTAGAATTTTTATATCGTGAAACAGAATCCGTAGGTGTATTAGCAAGTTTATTGAATGATAGCTGGAATATATATGATGCACAGTTAATTGAAAAGAACTGGAAAACAGTGTTGTTAAATCAGTTCCATGACATTATACCTGGTTCATCTATAGCTGAAGTTTACCATGATGCTAGAGAAGACTATGAAAAAGCTAAACACGATATCTTACAATACAAAAGTCAACTACAAGCTTCAATAACTCAATTATCCTCTCATTCATACAGTGTTTATAACAATTCCAACTGGGAGATTAATGATTCAGTAGTCATTAGGGATATTGAGAAAGAAGGAGTTTTTACTCGGGATGGACAGGAATTAATCAGTGAAAAGATAGATGAAGGGTATCTAATCTATTTAGATAATATGCAACCACTTAGTTATACCACCATTCAGTTTAATGAACAAGAATGTGTTCATGATGAAATTTTTAAGTTTGAAGATAACATAATTGAAACGCCTTATTATGAAATCCAAATAAATGATTCAGGGAACATTACCTCTCTTTACGATAAGGAGAATCAACGTCAAGTGCTTGCTCAAGGAGAATATGCAAATCATTTACAATCCTTCGAAGATCGTCCACTTTATTGGGAAGCTTGGGATGTTGATATATTTTATAAAGATAAACCTAAAAACGTTGATGAACTCGAGAGTATAGAAGTAGTTGAAAATAATCGTTTACGTATAGTATTAAGATTTACATGGAAGCATTTGAAATCAACTATTGCTCAAGATTTGATTCTTTATGCAAAGGATAGACGTATCGATTTTAAAACTTTTGTTGATTGGCATGAAAGTCAGAGATTATTAAGAACATCATTTGGTATTGATATTCGTTCCAATAAAGCAACCTATGATATTCAATATGGTAACTGTGAACGACCAACTCATTGGAATACAAGTTGGGATTTAGCTCGTTTTGAAGTTGTTGGTCATAAGTGGGCGGATTTAAGTGAATATTCCTATGGTGTTGCTTTGCTGAATGATTGTAAGTATGGACACGATATTAAAGAAAACAAGATGGGCTTAACGCTAATTAAAAGTGGTATCAATCCTGATCCTGATGCAGATCAAGGTGAACATTACTTTACTTATTCACTACTTCCTCACAAAGGAACATGGAGAGAAGCTGGAGTTGAAGAAGGTTCTTGGAAATTGAATAACCCACTAACTTACACTCAAGGTCAAATTGATAATCGATCATTATTCAAAATTAATTGTGATGCAGTAGAGATTGATGCAGTGAAAAAAGCGGAATACTCTGATTCAGTTATTTTACGTTTGCATGAATTCAAAGGTGGAAGGCAAAAGATTAAGATAACAAGTGATTTTGAAATTGAAAGCTTCCAAGAAGTCAACTTGATAGAAAGAGAGATTGGAGATAAAATGATTACAAATCAAGTTAATGTAGATATTGATCCCTATGAAATAAAGACTTATAAAGTTAAATTCAAATAA
- a CDS encoding helix-turn-helix domain-containing protein produces the protein MKVTYKALEFFNQYFKLEIIEDGFVKLNNSWNMFKDSSPYNRLYFITGGKGYLKRDDSVIELTPHHCYLIPSNSMYDFICDENLDKFYIHFKASLVPGLEVFSDVYHCLSIPYSDTQIETLLKWVKDDRIENQIMCRAELLKVISQFITLYNIDKKLLDHTIKYKDIFQYIDKHLSIELHPNDICDRINISYDSLRRIIKSDTGKTLKQHIDSMIMQRAKEQLVITDKTIKTIAYELDFKDEFYFSRYFKKHEGKSPTQYKTKYSTFNRK, from the coding sequence ATGAAAGTAACATATAAAGCCTTAGAATTTTTTAATCAATATTTCAAATTAGAAATAATAGAAGATGGTTTTGTAAAACTAAATAACTCTTGGAATATGTTCAAGGATTCATCCCCTTATAATCGCCTATACTTTATTACAGGAGGTAAAGGCTACCTTAAAAGAGATGACTCTGTGATTGAACTTACACCTCATCATTGTTATTTAATTCCTTCCAATTCCATGTACGACTTTATCTGTGATGAAAATTTAGATAAGTTTTATATCCATTTTAAAGCTTCTTTAGTTCCTGGATTAGAGGTTTTTAGTGATGTCTATCATTGTCTAAGTATTCCTTATAGTGATACTCAGATAGAGACTCTGCTTAAATGGGTCAAAGATGATCGTATAGAAAACCAAATCATGTGTAGAGCTGAACTCTTAAAAGTTATCAGTCAATTTATAACTCTGTATAATATTGATAAAAAGCTATTGGATCACACCATAAAATATAAAGATATTTTTCAGTACATAGACAAGCATCTTTCCATTGAACTGCATCCAAATGATATTTGTGATAGAATAAACATTTCATATGATTCACTACGTCGTATAATTAAAAGTGATACGGGTAAGACCCTTAAGCAGCATATCGATAGTATGATTATGCAAAGAGCCAAAGAACAGCTTGTGATAACCGACAAAACCATTAAGACAATAGCTTATGAACTAGATTTCAAAGATGAATTTTATTTTTCTAGATATTTCAAAAAACATGAGGGGAAATCACCTACTCAATATAAAACGAAATACTCCACGTTTAATAGAAAATAA
- a CDS encoding ABC transporter substrate-binding protein has product MKRFSYFMIGVVVITILLITSSLINNMGKDEMIRGEEKIKIKFAMWDKNLQLFYGKVIDEFEELYPNIDVEMQIVDWDNYWNNIQLAAEVGTLPDVIWMNAPNVINFSEKSYIIPLDTYIKEDAINMNDYFSLTTDMYTVNDQLYAMPIFWDIICLWYNKDIFDAYGMPYPTSDWKFDDLLLVAEKFNNKEEDIWGLAVALDNEQSLYYNSIVQCGGYILSEDKKQSGFSSEATKNGIEVWYNLYKEGTIPYLKDDTDLAEYFKEGKAAMIYHGSWVYPELTRDEKIGDSIGIEALPAMEQEGTIVHGIGMAITSTTDYPDEAWLFIKYLSSKKVNDFFAKSGAGLSTYLPSLELFYHEEGKKGYNMNAFRDQLKDGVIYPYSQYTTEWLKVINENIDLIFQDELSVDEACDKIDKGINEVLEAERYSK; this is encoded by the coding sequence ATGAAACGATTCAGCTACTTTATGATTGGTGTGGTGGTTATTACTATATTATTAATTACCAGTTCTTTAATAAATAATATGGGAAAAGATGAGATGATTCGTGGAGAAGAGAAAATTAAAATAAAGTTTGCAATGTGGGATAAGAACCTTCAACTATTTTATGGGAAGGTGATTGATGAATTCGAAGAGCTTTATCCTAACATTGATGTTGAAATGCAAATTGTTGATTGGGATAATTATTGGAATAACATTCAGTTAGCAGCTGAGGTAGGAACATTACCAGATGTTATTTGGATGAATGCACCAAATGTTATAAACTTTTCTGAAAAATCTTACATTATACCATTGGATACCTATATTAAAGAAGATGCAATTAATATGAATGACTACTTTTCTCTAACAACAGATATGTATACCGTCAATGACCAGCTTTATGCAATGCCTATATTTTGGGATATCATATGTCTTTGGTACAATAAAGACATTTTTGATGCATATGGTATGCCGTACCCAACAAGTGACTGGAAATTTGATGATCTATTGCTAGTAGCCGAAAAGTTTAATAATAAAGAAGAGGATATATGGGGGCTAGCTGTAGCATTAGATAATGAACAGAGTTTATACTATAATAGTATCGTTCAGTGTGGTGGCTATATTCTAAGTGAAGATAAAAAGCAATCAGGCTTTAGTTCTGAGGCTACAAAGAATGGAATAGAAGTGTGGTATAACCTGTATAAAGAAGGGACTATTCCCTATCTTAAAGATGATACTGACTTAGCAGAATATTTTAAAGAAGGCAAAGCGGCGATGATCTATCATGGATCATGGGTATACCCAGAACTAACGCGTGATGAAAAGATAGGAGATTCTATTGGTATAGAAGCCTTGCCTGCTATGGAGCAAGAGGGGACTATCGTTCATGGGATAGGGATGGCGATTACCTCTACTACTGATTATCCAGATGAAGCGTGGCTTTTTATCAAGTACTTAAGCAGTAAGAAAGTTAATGATTTCTTTGCTAAAAGTGGAGCTGGTTTAAGCACCTACTTACCTTCTTTAGAGTTGTTTTATCATGAGGAAGGTAAAAAAGGGTATAATATGAATGCCTTTAGAGATCAATTAAAAGATGGGGTCATATATCCTTATTCTCAATATACAACAGAGTGGCTGAAAGTGATTAATGAGAATATTGATTTAATTTTTCAAGACGAGCTAAGTGTTGATGAAGCATGTGATAAGATTGATAAAGGGATTAATGAGGTGTTGGAAGCAGAGAGATATAGTAAGTAA
- a CDS encoding LacI family DNA-binding transcriptional regulator, whose amino-acid sequence MAITIKDIAKIAGVNYSTVSRSLNDSPLVAQPTKDRIKKIAEELGFEFNANARSLTTSKTGTIGIIYPENFDEFGIHLYYSSLHHQLRKSLEKLDLDLIVAFPKNRITKENNVKKLITKQKVDGLIIAQSDLDQETLRFIAKAKVPFVFFHHPVDTKFEDVDAVYTDHFQGGYLATKHLIEQGHQRIICMTAGDELEFQLRTGGYRAALDDHGLVFKDDLIIEGRPYFELAKELIIEKFEVVRSADAIFAQNDLLAWGVIEALKEKNIKVPQDIAVVGYDDIELSTYITPRITTIRQPREEIAALTCERLYELLSSKNTDRKRKKKTELPPSLIIRESCGSRI is encoded by the coding sequence GTGGCGATTACGATTAAGGATATTGCAAAAATAGCGGGTGTCAATTATTCTACAGTATCACGTAGTTTAAATGATAGTCCTCTTGTAGCGCAACCTACAAAAGATAGAATTAAGAAAATAGCTGAAGAACTTGGCTTTGAGTTTAATGCTAATGCAAGAAGTTTAACAACGAGTAAGACAGGAACCATTGGTATTATATATCCAGAGAATTTTGATGAGTTTGGTATTCATCTTTACTATAGTTCATTGCATCATCAACTTAGGAAAAGTTTAGAAAAGCTCGATTTAGATTTGATTGTTGCTTTTCCCAAGAACAGAATTACTAAAGAAAATAACGTGAAAAAATTGATTACAAAACAAAAAGTAGATGGACTTATAATAGCGCAGTCAGATTTAGACCAAGAAACGCTTCGTTTTATAGCTAAAGCTAAAGTACCTTTTGTATTTTTTCATCATCCAGTTGATACAAAGTTTGAGGACGTAGATGCTGTTTATACAGATCATTTTCAAGGTGGATATTTAGCAACAAAGCATCTAATAGAGCAAGGGCATCAACGGATCATTTGCATGACAGCTGGTGATGAACTTGAATTTCAGCTTAGGACTGGTGGGTATAGGGCTGCATTAGATGATCATGGTTTAGTTTTTAAGGATGATTTGATTATAGAAGGAAGACCTTATTTTGAATTAGCTAAGGAACTTATCATAGAAAAATTCGAAGTAGTTAGATCTGCTGACGCCATATTTGCACAAAATGATTTACTGGCGTGGGGTGTCATCGAAGCATTAAAAGAGAAGAATATTAAAGTACCCCAGGATATTGCTGTAGTTGGGTACGATGATATAGAGTTAAGCACATATATAACACCTAGAATAACAACTATTCGTCAACCTAGAGAAGAAATTGCTGCACTAACATGTGAAAGGTTATATGAACTTCTAAGCAGTAAAAATACAGATAGAAAAAGAAAAAAGAAAACGGAATTACCACCCTCATTGATCATTAGAGAATCTTGCGGGTCTAGAATATAA
- a CDS encoding sugar phosphate isomerase/epimerase family protein has translation MKICFNQATTMKYSTLEKDLEFCEKYGYDLIEIRLDKLKDYLVNHTVEDLVAFFNNSNLKPYAFNALEFITFRDAEGYEQIKSDLNFLCQVGEKINCKKIVVVPTFDIGGYSKEEIKEESIRVLNELADMAEPFNVKLAYEFVGYPNCSVNTFGQTYDIIQAVDRENVGMVLDCFHFHAMGSRIEDLKKADPNKIFIFHIDDSEDLPVGALRDDKRLWPGEGAIDLDAILSTLKEIGYDHMVSVELFRPEYWEWEIDKTIKVGKESTEAVVSKYFNIA, from the coding sequence ATGAAAATTTGTTTTAATCAAGCAACTACAATGAAATACTCTACTTTAGAAAAGGATTTAGAGTTTTGTGAGAAATATGGTTATGATTTAATCGAGATTCGATTAGACAAACTAAAAGATTATTTAGTTAATCATACCGTAGAGGATTTAGTAGCGTTTTTTAACAATAGTAATTTGAAACCTTATGCTTTTAATGCTCTTGAATTCATAACATTCAGAGATGCTGAAGGCTATGAACAAATAAAAAGTGATTTAAACTTCTTATGTCAAGTAGGAGAAAAAATTAATTGTAAAAAGATTGTTGTTGTCCCTACCTTTGATATAGGCGGTTATTCAAAAGAAGAAATTAAAGAAGAGTCTATCAGAGTACTTAATGAATTAGCAGATATGGCAGAGCCTTTCAATGTAAAGTTGGCTTATGAATTTGTTGGTTACCCAAACTGTTCTGTGAATACATTTGGTCAAACCTACGACATCATACAAGCTGTAGATAGAGAAAACGTTGGTATGGTATTAGATTGTTTCCATTTCCATGCAATGGGTTCAAGAATTGAAGATCTAAAGAAAGCAGATCCAAATAAAATCTTTATCTTCCATATTGATGATTCAGAAGATTTACCTGTAGGTGCATTAAGAGATGATAAACGCTTATGGCCTGGTGAAGGTGCTATAGATTTAGATGCAATTTTATCCACCCTTAAAGAAATTGGTTATGATCATATGGTTTCAGTAGAATTATTTAGACCAGAGTACTGGGAATGGGAAATTGATAAAACAATTAAAGTAGGCAAAGAAAGTACTGAAGCTGTTGTTAGTAAGTATTTTAATATCGCTTAG